A window of Esox lucius isolate fEsoLuc1 chromosome 18, fEsoLuc1.pri, whole genome shotgun sequence contains these coding sequences:
- the LOC105017803 gene encoding beta-2-microglobulin-like isoform X1 translates to MKIILSILALGLFYATVESKESPPKVQVYSRNPGNFGEKNVLICHVSGFHPPDISIQLLKNGKEIPNSNQTDLAFEQGWQFHLTKSVFFTPAAEEEYSCRVRHLKNLKTYTWEADM, encoded by the exons ATGAAGATTATTCTGTCAATTCTTGCTCTTGGACTATTTTACGCTACTGTGGAGTCCAAAGAAT CTCCCCCCAAAGTTCAGGTGTACAGCCGCAACCCTGGCAACTTTGGCGAGAAAAACGTCCTGATCTGTCATGTCAGCGGGTTTCATCCCCCGGACATCAGCATCCAGCTCCTGAAGAACGGCAAGGAGATCCCCAACTCCAATCAGACTGACCTGGCCTTCGAACAGGGCTGGCAGTTCCATCTCACCAAGAGTGTTTTCTTCACACCGGCCGCTGAAGAAGAATACTCCTGCAGAGTCCGTCACCTGAAGAATCTCAAGACCTACACCTGGG aggCGGACATGTAA
- the LOC105017803 gene encoding beta-2-microglobulin-like precursor (The RefSeq protein has 1 substitution compared to this genomic sequence) has product MKIILSILALGLFYATVESKESPPKVQVYSRNPGNFGEKNVLICHVSGFHPPDISIQLLKNGKEIPNSNQTDLAFEQGWQFNLTKSVFFTPAAEEEYSCRVRHLKNLKTYTWEADM; this is encoded by the exons ATGAAGATTATTCTGTCAATTCTTGCTCTTGGACTATTTTACGCTACTGTGGAGTCCAAAGAAT CTCCCCCCAAAGTTCAGGTGTACAGCCGCAACCCTGGCAACTTTGGCGAGAAAAACGTCCTGATCTGTCATGTCAGCGGGTTTCATCCCCCGGACATCAGCATCCAGCTCCTGAAGAACGGCAAGGAGATCCCCAACTCCAATCAGACTGACCTGGCCTTCGAACAGGGCTGGCAGTTCCATCTCACCAAGAGTGTTTTCTTCACACCGGCCGCTGAAGAAGAATACTCCTGCAGAGTCCGTCACCTGAAGAATCTCAAGACCTACACCTGGG aggCGGACATGTAA